From one Bdellovibrionales bacterium CG10_big_fil_rev_8_21_14_0_10_45_34 genomic stretch:
- a CDS encoding glutamate--tRNA ligase, whose translation MTRVRFAPSPTGYLHVGGARTALYNFLFARNNNGQFLLRVEDTDQARSTDVAMNMQLSDLRWLGLNWDEGVEVGGPNGPYRQSERKEIYQQKAVELVKSGKAFYCFCTEEELTVKKEKAVAENKAPHYDGTHRNLTFQEAQERLSKGEKATIRFKVDVNKAYGFNDMVRGNVDFPEGMVGDFVILRSDGMPVYNFCCVVDDALMGITHVLRGEEHLSNTVRQLMLYEAFGFVPPVFGHLSIILGADKQKLSKRHGATSCDEYRRQGYLPEALKNFICLLGWSHRDGKEILTEEEMIQSFDPARFHSSPAVFDEVKLKWMNAQHLRALPDVELWQRILDYLDYVPSELTLSFANPDWILRAMPVFKPAMETLADVVELLRPFDPNEFQVSQEGKEVLSWPTTEKVLSVWTSLLEQRVQAHGGADKAQTTYLSEQDFNELQATLQKEAGVKGKQLFQPLRVFVIGKPQGAELKLLVPLIPVSELLRRAGVMS comes from the coding sequence ATGACACGAGTTCGATTTGCTCCAAGCCCTACCGGATACCTTCACGTTGGCGGCGCTCGCACGGCGCTCTACAACTTCCTCTTTGCTCGAAATAATAACGGCCAGTTTCTCCTACGCGTTGAAGATACTGATCAAGCGCGGAGCACCGACGTAGCCATGAACATGCAACTCTCCGATTTGCGTTGGCTAGGGCTTAACTGGGATGAGGGCGTTGAGGTTGGCGGACCAAATGGTCCTTATAGGCAAAGTGAGCGAAAAGAAATCTACCAACAAAAAGCTGTCGAGTTGGTCAAATCCGGAAAAGCGTTTTACTGCTTCTGCACCGAAGAAGAACTGACTGTGAAAAAAGAAAAAGCTGTCGCAGAAAATAAGGCTCCCCATTACGACGGAACACACAGAAATCTCACCTTTCAAGAAGCGCAAGAACGACTTTCAAAAGGTGAGAAAGCAACGATTCGATTTAAAGTCGACGTCAATAAAGCCTATGGCTTCAATGATATGGTAAGAGGCAATGTAGACTTTCCGGAAGGGATGGTAGGAGACTTCGTGATTCTTCGCTCTGACGGAATGCCAGTCTATAACTTTTGCTGCGTTGTGGACGACGCACTTATGGGCATCACCCATGTTCTTCGCGGAGAAGAGCACCTGAGTAACACCGTTCGGCAGCTTATGCTGTATGAAGCCTTTGGTTTTGTGCCACCTGTTTTTGGACACCTTTCTATAATTTTAGGCGCTGATAAGCAAAAACTCAGTAAAAGGCACGGGGCCACGAGCTGTGACGAGTACCGTCGACAGGGCTATCTACCCGAGGCTCTTAAAAACTTTATTTGCCTACTTGGTTGGTCGCACCGCGATGGCAAAGAAATCTTGACTGAAGAAGAGATGATTCAAAGTTTTGATCCGGCTCGCTTTCATTCTTCACCTGCTGTGTTTGATGAAGTGAAGCTAAAATGGATGAATGCCCAGCATTTGCGAGCCTTGCCAGATGTGGAGCTTTGGCAAAGAATTCTCGACTATCTTGATTATGTGCCGAGTGAGCTGACTCTTTCATTTGCAAATCCTGATTGGATTTTAAGAGCAATGCCGGTTTTTAAGCCCGCTATGGAGACGCTCGCCGACGTTGTCGAACTGCTGAGACCGTTTGATCCAAATGAGTTTCAAGTTTCACAAGAAGGAAAAGAAGTTTTGAGCTGGCCTACTACGGAAAAGGTACTCTCTGTGTGGACTTCTCTACTTGAGCAAAGAGTTCAGGCCCACGGCGGTGCCGATAAGGCGCAGACCACATATTTGTCAGAGCAAGATTTCAACGAACTCCAAGCCACCTTGCAAAAAGAGGCTGGCGTTAAAGGAAAGCAGCTCTTTCAACCTCTTCGTGTTTTTGTGATCGGTAAGCCTCAAGGCGCAGAGTTGAAGCTGCTCGTGCCTTTGATTCCGGTGAGTGAGCTCCTTCGCCGCGCTGGCGTGATGAGCTAA
- a CDS encoding ATP-dependent DNA helicase RecG yields the protein MAAGELWFDTSIQYVKGVGPGIAKLFEGRGIYCVQDLLHFYPRAFEDRRVARSITSLNSGELVSLKASVVKVSTSTLGRSRRKVVTIVIKDDSGLIACKYFRIPFKGFSDRFQPGTMVRVSGKPQVYRNTLEFHHPDLRPIETESQETEESGVVPIYVEIEGLSPQRLRKIIATTLEAVKNNVKDHLPVHIRHQHSLIGLHEALKDIHEPHAGQAELYARFRSPGQIRLIFDEFFRLEIFWATKKRNLLRLEAYELSPKLTLVEKFKSQLSFQPTTGQIRAFEEILKDLSKNSPMNRLLQGDVGSGKTLVAFMAALVAVENGFQVAIMAPTEILAEQLYQNALKTLPIESARIGLLVGGQTSNEKQQVQAQLKSGEFSVCIGTHALIQEGVEFQKLGLVIIDEQHRFGVTQRKVLKDKGEQPHNLIMSATPIPRTLAMTVYGDLDVSSIREKPHGRKPIQTRVAFESKRPQVEDFVRKQLEKSRQAYVVYPLVEESEKLDLKNAATQCELLREKFQPFQVGLLHGRMSAKEKREVMESFRAGALSLLVSTTVIEVGVDVPNANIIWIEHSERFGLSQLHQLRGRVGRGSHQSFCILSLGHAVSQEAIDRVRVLEQSDDGFKVAEADLELRGPGEFLGHRQSGLGGFQMAHIIRDQEILMKAKESAFALVESTADPTKSSQLQTLKKELSKLRGWELGDIS from the coding sequence ATGGCAGCGGGCGAGCTATGGTTTGACACAAGTATCCAATACGTGAAGGGAGTGGGCCCAGGCATCGCCAAGTTGTTTGAGGGTCGAGGCATTTATTGTGTTCAAGACCTGCTCCATTTTTACCCTCGAGCTTTCGAAGATCGAAGGGTCGCCAGAAGCATTACTTCGCTCAATAGCGGTGAACTCGTTAGCCTGAAGGCCTCAGTTGTCAAAGTAAGCACAAGTACCCTAGGTCGTTCGCGGCGCAAAGTTGTTACGATAGTTATCAAAGATGATTCCGGACTGATTGCTTGCAAATACTTTCGCATTCCCTTTAAGGGATTCTCAGATAGGTTTCAGCCGGGCACAATGGTGAGGGTGTCTGGGAAGCCGCAGGTCTATCGTAATACTCTCGAGTTTCATCACCCCGATCTCAGGCCCATCGAAACAGAATCACAAGAAACTGAGGAGTCAGGGGTCGTTCCCATCTACGTTGAAATTGAGGGTTTATCTCCTCAGCGACTGCGAAAAATCATTGCGACCACTTTAGAGGCTGTAAAGAACAACGTTAAAGACCACTTGCCTGTTCACATTCGCCATCAGCATAGTTTGATCGGACTGCACGAAGCCTTAAAAGACATTCATGAGCCACATGCGGGGCAGGCTGAGCTTTATGCCCGGTTTCGTTCCCCGGGCCAGATTCGGCTTATTTTCGATGAGTTCTTCCGGCTAGAGATTTTTTGGGCCACGAAAAAACGGAATTTGCTTCGCTTAGAGGCTTATGAGCTGAGCCCGAAGTTGACTCTCGTTGAAAAGTTTAAATCACAACTAAGCTTTCAGCCCACGACGGGGCAGATCAGGGCCTTTGAAGAAATTCTCAAAGATCTTTCTAAAAATTCCCCGATGAACCGACTTCTCCAGGGGGATGTCGGATCTGGCAAAACCTTGGTTGCATTTATGGCAGCACTCGTTGCGGTAGAAAACGGCTTTCAGGTCGCTATTATGGCTCCGACAGAAATATTGGCAGAACAACTTTACCAAAATGCATTAAAGACTTTGCCGATAGAGTCTGCCCGCATCGGACTTTTAGTCGGGGGGCAAACCTCTAACGAAAAACAACAGGTTCAGGCTCAACTCAAATCGGGTGAGTTTTCTGTATGCATTGGCACTCATGCTCTCATTCAAGAGGGAGTGGAATTTCAAAAATTAGGACTTGTGATCATCGATGAGCAGCACCGCTTCGGGGTTACTCAAAGAAAGGTTTTGAAAGACAAAGGTGAGCAGCCTCACAACTTAATTATGTCGGCTACACCGATTCCAAGAACACTAGCGATGACAGTTTACGGAGACTTAGATGTTTCTTCTATCAGAGAAAAACCCCACGGACGTAAGCCAATTCAAACAAGGGTTGCCTTTGAATCGAAGCGCCCACAGGTCGAGGATTTTGTACGCAAGCAATTAGAAAAAAGCCGGCAAGCATACGTGGTCTATCCGCTTGTGGAAGAAAGTGAAAAGCTGGATCTCAAAAATGCAGCAACGCAATGTGAACTGTTAAGAGAAAAATTCCAACCTTTTCAAGTAGGACTTCTACATGGGCGGATGTCTGCTAAAGAAAAACGTGAAGTGATGGAGAGTTTTCGCGCCGGTGCACTGAGTCTGCTGGTAAGTACGACGGTGATTGAGGTAGGAGTGGATGTACCTAACGCCAACATCATTTGGATCGAGCACTCCGAACGCTTCGGGCTTTCTCAGCTTCATCAACTAAGGGGGCGCGTCGGTCGTGGTAGCCACCAGAGTTTTTGCATTCTGAGTCTCGGTCACGCGGTTTCGCAAGAGGCCATCGACCGAGTGAGAGTTCTTGAGCAAAGCGATGATGGCTTTAAAGTGGCGGAGGCGGACCTTGAACTCAGGGGCCCAGGGGAGTTCCTTGGCCACCGTCAGTCAGGGCTCGGTGGCTTTCAAATGGCTCATATAATTCGCGATCAAGAGATCTTGATGAAAGCCAAAGAGTCGGCTTTCGCCTTAGTGGAGTCGACGGCTGATCCAACTAAATCCTCTCAATTACAAACTCTCAAAAAAGAGCTCTCGAAGCTACGAGGTTGGGAGTTAGGGGATATTTCTTAA
- a CDS encoding HD family phosphohydrolase, translated as MSKEERYFKIRINSIHPDFTTTFDLFVFINNHHVLYLRAGDKMDKAKLQTFVNRGTDVFYVREGERHLYKAYVHDCLNKNSISPERKAKLLRESSMSLVEELFESPNLAEALSHTKEVVEQFIDFMNSEAEAFVELIGLSSHDFYTYNHSLDVSIYSLGLAQSAGYTDHNELMQIGTGGLLHDIGKRYVDTSIICKKGALTDEEWEQMKMHPTWGLQIVSEFAHVNDAVKACVFEHHENFLGNGYPRGIRGEEIHPMARIVAISDTYDALTTKRSYNDPMPPTQALNLMKDRLKARFDPVLLEAFYSVLFKMNNGDSIAG; from the coding sequence ATGTCTAAAGAGGAACGCTACTTTAAAATTCGAATAAACTCAATTCATCCCGATTTCACAACGACTTTCGATTTGTTTGTGTTTATCAACAATCATCACGTCCTTTATTTGCGGGCCGGCGATAAGATGGACAAGGCTAAGCTGCAGACTTTTGTAAATAGGGGCACGGATGTGTTCTATGTGCGCGAAGGTGAACGGCACCTTTATAAAGCGTACGTTCATGATTGTTTGAACAAGAACTCCATCTCACCTGAGCGAAAAGCTAAGCTTCTAAGAGAAAGCTCCATGTCTCTTGTCGAGGAGCTATTTGAAAGCCCCAATTTGGCTGAGGCCCTGAGCCACACAAAAGAAGTTGTCGAGCAATTTATCGACTTCATGAACAGCGAAGCAGAAGCCTTTGTTGAGCTCATTGGGCTTTCGAGTCACGACTTTTACACTTACAATCACAGTTTAGATGTCAGCATTTATTCGCTCGGCCTTGCTCAGTCGGCCGGATACACCGATCACAATGAACTTATGCAAATAGGAACAGGCGGACTTCTTCACGATATTGGAAAGCGCTACGTTGATACGAGTATTATCTGTAAAAAAGGTGCGCTCACAGACGAGGAGTGGGAGCAAATGAAAATGCATCCTACTTGGGGCCTACAAATTGTCAGCGAATTCGCGCATGTGAACGATGCCGTAAAAGCCTGCGTCTTTGAACATCATGAAAATTTTCTTGGTAACGGTTATCCACGTGGTATACGCGGAGAAGAAATACACCCAATGGCGCGCATAGTGGCCATATCCGATACCTATGATGCGTTAACCACAAAACGTAGTTACAACGATCCAATGCCGCCAACTCAAGCACTGAATCTTATGAAGGATCGCCTCAAGGCGCGCTTCGACCCAGTTCTGCTTGAAGCTTTTTATTCAGTGCTTTTTAAAATGAACAACGGCGACTCGATCGCCGGTTAG